In one Lolium rigidum isolate FL_2022 chromosome 3, APGP_CSIRO_Lrig_0.1, whole genome shotgun sequence genomic region, the following are encoded:
- the LOC124703278 gene encoding uncharacterized protein LOC124703278 has protein sequence MVDIHERPVVLEPEPDHAAPAPAPVNPDPSSISADAWLPFEDAALAVVGRIQPSVPSEGRRAAVVQYVQRLIRCTVGCEVFPFGSVPLKTYLPDGDIDLTAFGSTWSDENLANEVRAVLESEELRRDAEFEVKDVQYIHAEVKLVKCLVQNIVVDISFNQIGGLCTLCFLEQVDQRFGKKHLFKKSIMLIKAWCYYESRILGAHHGLISTYALEILVLYIFHLFHQSLDGPLAVLYRFLDYYSKFDWDNKGISLYGPVPLSSLPELVCDAPGTHDGDSLEREEFLKECAHRFTVLPRNSEKNTRVFSRKFLNIIDPLKQNNNLGRSVSKGNFYRIRSAFDLGARKLGKILQVPASSAVPEVNQFFRNTLKRNHTMVRPDVQDIALDFNVERDNKDSSPLYSNSFGDLSDQFNNISISDLNNHESLKAKEQNLMVEHGEMKSVNPVTSSISTRDASDLCEAAPSTSEILPSWKAHYAPHLSYEPGNGKGGVNYDRNPSHHGMASKGSTGNVSGDKSSHPVENCLTPAIESDTNGVHIKDVGGDGGTVSDILSDLTGDDGTNLNNLFYAQGCHQDYLMNHEYPVNQVYYQMPAPPPAQYQNNRSPNGHSRRNGYGYAGTSGISPGSYPPGYYVVRPFYQPDDPMRARGTGTYFPDPTLCKDRPPAGRGERGRHHNFHPNNYHRGQRFPRMEMPADIAPSEEWRQVHPLQIYIPGAHDHGIPSPLNIPLSSPSPRAPRDNIRGNGFIHAQDNKLEFGTLGALPLEAKGTSQDQANRSNSATTSQPSIPVSPVSPAPNPGKGSNRMRNAGPYHLKDNGDFPPLSS, from the exons GTCTTTCCATTTGGATCTGTTCCGCTGAAAACATATCTTCCCGACGGAGATATTGATTTGACTGCATTTGGTTCCACATGGTCTGATGAAAACCTAGCAAATGAGGTACGCGCTGTTCTAGAATCAGAAGAGCTGAGGAGAGATGCTGAGTTTGAAGTCAAGGATGTCCAGTATATCCATGCCGAG GTCAAATTGGTCAAATGCCTAGTCCAAAATATTGTTGTAGACATCTCGTTTAATCAGATTGGTGGACTCTGTACCCTTTGTTTCCTCGAGCAG GTTGATCAAAGATTTGGGAAAAAACACCTTTTTAAGAAAAGTATAATGCTGATAAAAGCCTGGTGTTATTATGAAAGCCGCATCCTTGGTGCTCACCATGGTTTAATTTCTACCTATGCCTTGGAGATATTGGTGCTATATATTTTCCATCTTTTCCACCAATCTTTGGATGGTCCATTAGCT GTCCTCTATAGATTTCTGGACTATTATAGCAAATTTGACTGGGACAACAAGGGTATAAGCTTGTATGGCCCTGTACCATTGTCTTCCTTACCCGAGCTAGTTT GTGACGCACCAGGCACTCATGATGGTGATTCCCTTGAGCGGGAGGAGTTTCTCAAAGAATGTGCACACAGGTTTACTGTGCTCCCTAGGAACTCTGAGAAAAATACTCGAGTGTTCTCAAGAAAATTTCTCAACATAATAGATCCGCTGAAGCAGAATAACAATCTTGGGCGGAGTGTCAGCAAAG GTAACTTTTACCGGATACGAAGTGCATTTGATCTTGGTGCCAGGAAGCTTGGGAAGATCCTTCAAGTACCTGCCAGTTCTGCTGTGCCGGAAGTGAACCAATTCTTTAGGAACACATTGAAGCGAAACCACACTATGGTAAGACCAGATGTGCAGGACATCGCACTGGACTTCAATGTTGAAAGAGACAACAAGGATTCTTCACCTTTATACAGTAATTCTTTTGGTGATCTATCTGATCAGTTCAACAACATCAGCATTTCAGATCTTAataatcatgaatctttgaaggccAAAGAACAAAATCTTATGGTTGAGCACGGGGAAATGAAGTCCGTTAATCCTGTAACTAGTTCTATCAGTACGAGGGATGCCAGTGACTTATGTGAGGCTGCGCCATCAACTAGTGAAATTTTGCCATCTTGGAAAGCTCACTATGCACCACATCTCTCATATGAGCCAGGAAATGGCAAGGGTGGTGTCAACTATGATAGAAACCCGTCACACCATGGGATGGCATCGAAAGGGTCCACTGGAAATGTGTCTGGTGATAAGAGTTCACATCCTGTGGAGAACTGCTTAACCCCAGCAATAGAGTCAGATACCAATGGAGTACACATTAAAGACGTGGGTGGTGATGGAGGTACCGTTAGTGACATTTTGTCAGATCTTACAGGAGACGACGGAACAAATTTGAATAATCTCTTCTATGCACAAGGGTGCCACCAAGATTATCTAATGAACCATGAGTACCCAGTTAATCAAGTCTACTATCAAATGCCTGCTCCACCACCTGCACAGTATCAGAACAATCGCTCACCGAATGGCCATAGCAGAAGAAATGGTTACGGATATGCTGGTACAAGTGGAATATCCCCTGGTTCTTATCCACCTGGCTATTATGTTGTAAGACCATTTTATCAACCAGATGATCCTATGCGAGCTCGCGGAACAGGCACCTACTTTCCTGACCCG ACTTTATGCAAGGATAGGCCACCCGCTGGACGAGGGGAAAGAGGAAGGCATCATAATTTCCATCCAAATAACTATCACAGGGGTCAACGCTTTCCCAGAATGGAGATGCCTGCAGATATAGCACCATCGGAGGAATGGAGGCAAGTCCATCCATTGCAGATTTATATTCCTGGCGCACATGATCATGGAATCCCCTCCCCGTTGAATATACCATTATCATCTCCATCCCCCCGGGCTCCAAGGGATAATATTCGTGGCAATGGTTTTATTCACGCACAAGACAATAAACTTGAATTCGGTACTTTGGGGGCATTGCCTTTGGAAGCTAAGGGTACCTCCCAAGACCAAGCCAACAGATCAAATTCTGCCACCACCAGTCAACCTTCTATACCTGTAAGCCCTGTGTCTCCAGCACCAAATCCTGGAAAGGGTTCTAATCGTATGAG GAATGCTGGGCCATATCATCTCAAGGACAACGGCGACTTCCCACCACTCTCCAGCTGA